Below is a window of Pleurodeles waltl isolate 20211129_DDA chromosome 4_1, aPleWal1.hap1.20221129, whole genome shotgun sequence DNA.
TGCTCAGGATGCAGTGGTTCCAGCTTATAGTGCTGATCTGCATTCTGTGCCTCAGACTGCATTGGTTCGGTCTTGCAGTTCTGATGTTGTTCTTGTGCATCAAAGAGCACCTGCTGCAGGCCCGCATTGTGCTGTAGACTCTGTTCCTCTTGAAATACTGGTTGTCTGCAGTGGTTTTGCTGTGGACCCTCACCATCAAACCACAACAACTCTTGTTTTATGCGTTCATCTGATTCCTTCTTATCTGGCAGCACTGGTTGTTTGTAGTGGTTTTGCTGTGGCTCGTGTCCTATGTGAAATGATGGATGCAGGCAGAAGTTCTGTTGTGGGTCCCAACTATCTGCATACAATTCTTCTTTCTTCACGCGTTCCTCTGGTTCTAGCTGTGTGCACTGGTCCTGCTGTGGTTCCTCTTCATCATCAAACGTTGGTGGAATCCAAAGGTTTGGCTCACCTAGGATCACTGGAACGCCCAGGGGAGGGCACCTGGAGACAGTACAGTCCTGCTGTAGTCCATGGCCATCCTGAGACACAGGATGGAGGCACTGTCTCTGCTGTGATTCACAACAATGTAGAGATGTAGGTTGAAGACAATGGTTCTGCTGTGGTTCATGACCATGTGGAGACACAGTTTGAAGGCAGTGGTTGAGATTGCTTTCCCTGACTAAAAGATTGAGCGGAAGGGGTCTACTTCTACCCATCACCGGACTGACCATCCCCAAAGACACACCACCATTTTCCAGGTGGTATTGACActtttctttccagattttctccATAAGCCCAGCAACTCTAGACGGTACATCCTCTAGGGTATTATGCAAGTTATCCAGTTTGGCTTCCAACTGCTCTAGCAGAGATAAAAGGATCACGTTGGGCAGGTTTCCCGACAGTGGCTCCAGCTCATGGTTCTGCTCAGCACTATTTTGGGATCCTGAAGCTGACACATTATGGACAGGCGAAATTGGGAGTGCGGCTCTTACACGTTCAGGTGAACactgttcttttctttttgtttctggaGCCTGTCGTCTCTCCATTCTGATATTCAAGTGTCTGTgaaggaaggaaaagagaaaaaattaaacaaattatcacATGAGAATTAAGCCAAAATACTCCTTCCTGTCTCACCAGGCCCCTGTGTTCTCAGTTAAAGCTTTAAGTAAAAATAATGATTTATTATTTTAATGCTATATGCCACCCTTTTCAAATTGCTAAAATCTGAAGTAATGATCTATGCTGTCAGAATGTAGAACTCTTTGGAACTTTGTTTAGCCTCAACCAACCTCCCACCTCAGCCTCTAGGAGTTCTATCAGCAATATTCCAACCACCAGCTTCAAACacaggtgctaaaaaaaaaactagcGGATGTCAAAAGATCGATAGGATATACCCTATTCGAGGTCAGACTGCCCTGGAGAAACATTACAAGCATCACAAACAAGCTTTTGTCATCTGAAAG
It encodes the following:
- the LOC138288401 gene encoding uncharacterized protein; the protein is MERRQAPETKRKEQCSPERVRAALPISPVHNVSASGSQNSAEQNHELEPLSGNLPNVILLSLLEQLEAKLDNLHNTLEDVPSRVAGLMEKIWKEKCQYHLENGGVSLGMVSPVMGRSRPLPLNLLVRESNLNHCLQTVSPHGHEPQQNHCLQPTSLHCCESQQRQCLHPVSQDGHGLQQDCTVSRCPPLGVPVILGEPNLWIPPTFDDEEEPQQDQCTQLEPEERVKKEELYADSWDPQQNFCLHPSFHIGHEPQQNHYKQPVLPDKKESDERIKQELLWFDGEGPQQNHCRQPVFQEEQSLQHNAGLQQVLFDAQEQHQNCKTEPMQSEAQNADQHYKLEPLHPEHYKHNYKQVPLQPEEQDENYEQAPLLPADRDENSDLQLTCTDMQGLSVCSSILAQNTADTGEAIVTDPLDRGKSDVLLFKAIPDPTTFRHCP